In one Myxocyprinus asiaticus isolate MX2 ecotype Aquarium Trade chromosome 29, UBuf_Myxa_2, whole genome shotgun sequence genomic region, the following are encoded:
- the LOC127419724 gene encoding sphingomyelin phosphodiesterase 2-like isoform X3 gives MIAELLDRERHDVALLQEVWSERDFLFLKRKLSSSHPHTHYFKSGVIGSGLAVFSKHTIQDALLYQYSLNGYPYMLCHGDWFGGKAVGLVIVNMFGMKAHIYVTHLHAEYSRAQDEYLPHRIVQSWELLQFVRHTSCEADMVILGGDLNMHPQDLGNRLLRAHIGLRDCFTETDKFDGCEDGHTLIADNHFTKKQDLVPFEKGIRIDYILMKGSKRVNMKCESLSTTKGSVANKPFPYSDHEALIADFVLMQSEDNRQHGVRNTEYSDTAVPITEQVDLVSEARAVVKEGLCQTEVLLAKAMRLMVGGLLLLLLPLSMAFLPCLCSGGPFSFSTMGFLGAVCMIVLLTGALLYLLFTTHIKVLKETEDQMKLTSNDLQTNLSGRRVSGSSSSDGSPEHQPFKREE, from the exons ATGATCGCAGAATTGCTGGACAGAGAGCGGCATGACGTCGCCCTGTTACAAGAA GTATGGAGTGAGAGAGATTTCCTTTTCCTGAAGAGAAAACTTTCCTCCTCTCATCCTCATACTCACTATTTCAAGAG tggAGTTATTGGCAGTGGGCTTGCTGTTTTCTCCAAACACACAATCCAAGATGCGCTGCTTTACCAGTATTCTCTCAATGGCTACCCATATATG CTGTGCCATGGCGACTGGTTTGGAGGGAAAGCAGTGGGATTGGTCATTGTAAACATGTTTGGAATGAAGGCACACATCTATGTTACTCAT TTACATGCCGAGTACTCCAGGGCTCAAGATGAATACCTCCCCCACAGAATAGTGCAGTCGTGGGAACTACTGCAATTTGTGCG ccacacatcctgtgaagcagaCATGGTGATTCTGGGAGGGGATTTAAATATGCACCCTCAGGACCTTGGGAACCGTCTCCTCAGAGCTCACATAGGACTCAGAGACTGCTTTACTGAAACAGACAAATTTGAT GGGTGTGAAGATGGCCACACTCTTATAGCAGATAATCACTTTACAAAGAAGCAAGATCTTGTTCCCTTTGAGAAAGGCATCAGGATTGACTACATTCTCATGAAG GGCTCTAAGAGAGTGAACATGAAATGTGAGTCTCTGTCCACCACTAAGGGTTCAGTGGCTAATAAACCCTTTCCATATTCGGATCATGAGGCCCTGATTGCTGATTTTGTCCTGATGCAGTCAGAGGACAACAGACAGCATGGAGTGAGGAACACAGAGTACTCAGATACTG CAGTTCCAATAACAGAGCAGGTGGACTTGGTCTCAGAGGCTCGTGCAGTGGTAAAGGAAGGCCTGTGTCAAACAGAGGTCCTTCTGGCTAAAGCCATGCGTCTGATGGTTGGTGGTctgctgctactgctgctgcCCCTGTCTATGGCCTTCCTGCCCTGCTTATGCTCTGGAGGCCCATTCTCCTTCTCCACCATGGGCTTTCTGGGAGCTGTGTGCATGATTGTCCTGCTAACCGGAGCTCTGCTCTACCTTCTCTTCACCACACACATCAAAGTCCTGAAAGAGACTGAGGATCAGATGAAACTGACCTCAAATGATCTCCAGACTAATCTGTCAGGGCGTAGGGTGTCAGGGTCTTCATCCTCTGATGGTTCTCCAGAGCACCAGCCCTTTAAACGGGAGGAGTGA
- the LOC127419724 gene encoding sphingomyelin phosphodiesterase 2-like isoform X2: MATEQPTKLRVFSLNCWGIRFLSQHCAERYEMIAELLDRERHDVALLQEVWSERDFLFLKRKLSSSHPHTHYFKSGVIGSGLAVFSKHTIQDALLYQYSLNGYPYMLCHGDWFGGKAVGLVIVNMFGMKAHIYVTHLHAEYSRAQDEYLPHRIVQSWELLQFVRHTSCEADMVILGGDLNMHPQDLGNRLLRAHIGLRDCFTETDKFDGCEDGHTLIADNHFTKKQDLVPFEKGIRIDYILMKGSKRVNMKCESLSTTKGSVANKPFPYSDHEALIADFVLMQSEDNRQHGVRNTEYSDTVPITEQVDLVSEARAVVKEGLCQTEVLLAKAMRLMVGGLLLLLLPLSMAFLPCLCSGGPFSFSTMGFLGAVCMIVLLTGALLYLLFTTHIKVLKETEDQMKLTSNDLQTNLSGRRVSGSSSSDGSPEHQPFKREE, from the exons ATGGCAACGGAGCAGCCCACCAAACTGCGCGTGTTCTCTCTCAACTGCTG GGGAATTCGATTCCTGAGTCAACATTGTGCAGAGCGGTATGAGATGATCGCAGAATTGCTGGACAGAGAGCGGCATGACGTCGCCCTGTTACAAGAA GTATGGAGTGAGAGAGATTTCCTTTTCCTGAAGAGAAAACTTTCCTCCTCTCATCCTCATACTCACTATTTCAAGAG tggAGTTATTGGCAGTGGGCTTGCTGTTTTCTCCAAACACACAATCCAAGATGCGCTGCTTTACCAGTATTCTCTCAATGGCTACCCATATATG CTGTGCCATGGCGACTGGTTTGGAGGGAAAGCAGTGGGATTGGTCATTGTAAACATGTTTGGAATGAAGGCACACATCTATGTTACTCAT TTACATGCCGAGTACTCCAGGGCTCAAGATGAATACCTCCCCCACAGAATAGTGCAGTCGTGGGAACTACTGCAATTTGTGCG ccacacatcctgtgaagcagaCATGGTGATTCTGGGAGGGGATTTAAATATGCACCCTCAGGACCTTGGGAACCGTCTCCTCAGAGCTCACATAGGACTCAGAGACTGCTTTACTGAAACAGACAAATTTGAT GGGTGTGAAGATGGCCACACTCTTATAGCAGATAATCACTTTACAAAGAAGCAAGATCTTGTTCCCTTTGAGAAAGGCATCAGGATTGACTACATTCTCATGAAG GGCTCTAAGAGAGTGAACATGAAATGTGAGTCTCTGTCCACCACTAAGGGTTCAGTGGCTAATAAACCCTTTCCATATTCGGATCATGAGGCCCTGATTGCTGATTTTGTCCTGATGCAGTCAGAGGACAACAGACAGCATGGAGTGAGGAACACAGAGTACTCAGATACTG TTCCAATAACAGAGCAGGTGGACTTGGTCTCAGAGGCTCGTGCAGTGGTAAAGGAAGGCCTGTGTCAAACAGAGGTCCTTCTGGCTAAAGCCATGCGTCTGATGGTTGGTGGTctgctgctactgctgctgcCCCTGTCTATGGCCTTCCTGCCCTGCTTATGCTCTGGAGGCCCATTCTCCTTCTCCACCATGGGCTTTCTGGGAGCTGTGTGCATGATTGTCCTGCTAACCGGAGCTCTGCTCTACCTTCTCTTCACCACACACATCAAAGTCCTGAAAGAGACTGAGGATCAGATGAAACTGACCTCAAATGATCTCCAGACTAATCTGTCAGGGCGTAGGGTGTCAGGGTCTTCATCCTCTGATGGTTCTCCAGAGCACCAGCCCTTTAAACGGGAGGAGTGA
- the LOC127419724 gene encoding sphingomyelin phosphodiesterase 2-like isoform X1: MATEQPTKLRVFSLNCWGIRFLSQHCAERYEMIAELLDRERHDVALLQEVWSERDFLFLKRKLSSSHPHTHYFKSGVIGSGLAVFSKHTIQDALLYQYSLNGYPYMLCHGDWFGGKAVGLVIVNMFGMKAHIYVTHLHAEYSRAQDEYLPHRIVQSWELLQFVRHTSCEADMVILGGDLNMHPQDLGNRLLRAHIGLRDCFTETDKFDGCEDGHTLIADNHFTKKQDLVPFEKGIRIDYILMKGSKRVNMKCESLSTTKGSVANKPFPYSDHEALIADFVLMQSEDNRQHGVRNTEYSDTAVPITEQVDLVSEARAVVKEGLCQTEVLLAKAMRLMVGGLLLLLLPLSMAFLPCLCSGGPFSFSTMGFLGAVCMIVLLTGALLYLLFTTHIKVLKETEDQMKLTSNDLQTNLSGRRVSGSSSSDGSPEHQPFKREE; encoded by the exons ATGGCAACGGAGCAGCCCACCAAACTGCGCGTGTTCTCTCTCAACTGCTG GGGAATTCGATTCCTGAGTCAACATTGTGCAGAGCGGTATGAGATGATCGCAGAATTGCTGGACAGAGAGCGGCATGACGTCGCCCTGTTACAAGAA GTATGGAGTGAGAGAGATTTCCTTTTCCTGAAGAGAAAACTTTCCTCCTCTCATCCTCATACTCACTATTTCAAGAG tggAGTTATTGGCAGTGGGCTTGCTGTTTTCTCCAAACACACAATCCAAGATGCGCTGCTTTACCAGTATTCTCTCAATGGCTACCCATATATG CTGTGCCATGGCGACTGGTTTGGAGGGAAAGCAGTGGGATTGGTCATTGTAAACATGTTTGGAATGAAGGCACACATCTATGTTACTCAT TTACATGCCGAGTACTCCAGGGCTCAAGATGAATACCTCCCCCACAGAATAGTGCAGTCGTGGGAACTACTGCAATTTGTGCG ccacacatcctgtgaagcagaCATGGTGATTCTGGGAGGGGATTTAAATATGCACCCTCAGGACCTTGGGAACCGTCTCCTCAGAGCTCACATAGGACTCAGAGACTGCTTTACTGAAACAGACAAATTTGAT GGGTGTGAAGATGGCCACACTCTTATAGCAGATAATCACTTTACAAAGAAGCAAGATCTTGTTCCCTTTGAGAAAGGCATCAGGATTGACTACATTCTCATGAAG GGCTCTAAGAGAGTGAACATGAAATGTGAGTCTCTGTCCACCACTAAGGGTTCAGTGGCTAATAAACCCTTTCCATATTCGGATCATGAGGCCCTGATTGCTGATTTTGTCCTGATGCAGTCAGAGGACAACAGACAGCATGGAGTGAGGAACACAGAGTACTCAGATACTG CAGTTCCAATAACAGAGCAGGTGGACTTGGTCTCAGAGGCTCGTGCAGTGGTAAAGGAAGGCCTGTGTCAAACAGAGGTCCTTCTGGCTAAAGCCATGCGTCTGATGGTTGGTGGTctgctgctactgctgctgcCCCTGTCTATGGCCTTCCTGCCCTGCTTATGCTCTGGAGGCCCATTCTCCTTCTCCACCATGGGCTTTCTGGGAGCTGTGTGCATGATTGTCCTGCTAACCGGAGCTCTGCTCTACCTTCTCTTCACCACACACATCAAAGTCCTGAAAGAGACTGAGGATCAGATGAAACTGACCTCAAATGATCTCCAGACTAATCTGTCAGGGCGTAGGGTGTCAGGGTCTTCATCCTCTGATGGTTCTCCAGAGCACCAGCCCTTTAAACGGGAGGAGTGA